The sequence below is a genomic window from Clostridium putrefaciens.
ACTATTTTAAGAGTATCCTCTCCATTTGTTAATAATAAAAGTCCTCCTGTCTTAGCCCTTAAAATATTTTCTAAACCATCCCTTAAAAGTGTTCCAGGCCCCATTATCTTTAATATATTTTTTAGTTCTTTGTCTCTTTCTATTCTCATATAACCACCTTAATGCTATTAAGTAACCTTATTATTTAAAGATTACGTATTTTAGCTAAAAAACTTTATCTATCGCTTCTTTTAAGCTATTTGCTGAAATTAAGTTTATATTTTTAGATTTTAAATTTTCTTTATTTCTTGCAGGTATTATTACATTTTTAAAGCCCATTTTATAGGCTTCATTTATTATTCTTTCGCATCCCATAACAGGTCTTATTTCTCCTGTAAGTCCTATTTCACCAATGCATAATGCCTTTTCCAAACTTAGACTTTTACCTTTAGCACTAGAAATAAGAGCTAAAGCTATACCAAGATCTGCAAAGGTACCTTCTAGACTTAATCCTCCTACTACATTAACATAAACATCTGATTTATAAAAAGGTATCTTAAACTTTTTTTCTAGAACCGCTAAGATAAGGTTCAATCTTGCTGTGTCAAGTCCTACTGATGTCCTTCTTGGGAAGTTTGCATTAGATTCACTTACTAATGCTTGAACCTCAACTAATATAGGTCTACTCCCCTCAACTGTGCCTACAACTATAGATCCTTCCTGGTTAAATGAAGTATCTTGCAAAAATATTTTAGAAGGATCATAAACTTCCATAAGGCCTTCTTCCTTCATTTCAAAAACTCCAATTTCACTAGTTGTTCCGAATCTATTTTTCATAGTTCTTAATATCCTAAACTCTTCCGTTCTCTCACCTTCAAATGATAATACTGCATCCACCATGTGTTCTAGAACCTTAGGACCTGCAAGCTCACCTTGTTTGGTCACATGTGCCACTATAAAAAGTGGTATATTTTTCATCTTCCCTATTCTCATAAGTTCATTAGAGCACTCTCTAACCTGAGAAACACTACCCGGTGCTGAAGATAATGAACCTTTAAATACAGTCTGAATGGAATCTATTATTACAAAAGAGGGTTCTAATTCTTCTATATGAACTTCAATATTAGAAAGGTTAGTTTCTGACAATATATAAAGATTTTGTGATGATAGACCTAGCCTATCAGCTCTTATTTTAATTTGTTCTTCGGATTCTTCTCCTGATACATATAAAACCTTTCCATAGCTTTCTGCTATATTATTAGCAGTTTGAATAAGCAGCGTTGATTTACCTATACCCGGGTCTCCCGAAATAAGCGTAAGTGAACCTTTAACTAAACCACCACCCAACACTCTATTTAATTCTACAATACCTGTGTTATATCGTTCTTGTTCACCAGACTTTATAGTGTTTATATTTTTAGGTAAACTTTCTTTACTAAATGCCATCTTATGACGCTCATTTACAGATGAAGGTATAACCTTTTCTTCTTCTACAAGACTTGCCCATGCATTACAAGAAGGGCACTTTCCAAGCCACCTTAATGTTTCATATCCACACTGTTGACACACATAATTTGTTTTGGTCTTTGCCAACCCTTACCAACCCCAGTCTCATCTATTTTTCCCATGTTTATCACTTATCACTTTAATCTACTTTATATGTTAAACCATAATTTCCACATCTTATTAGAACTTAATTATACAATATTTTCTTTGTAGTTTGTGCCGATTTTAAAACTTTCATATTCATACTTAC
It includes:
- the radA gene encoding DNA repair protein RadA, which encodes MAKTKTNYVCQQCGYETLRWLGKCPSCNAWASLVEEEKVIPSSVNERHKMAFSKESLPKNINTIKSGEQERYNTGIVELNRVLGGGLVKGSLTLISGDPGIGKSTLLIQTANNIAESYGKVLYVSGEESEEQIKIRADRLGLSSQNLYILSETNLSNIEVHIEELEPSFVIIDSIQTVFKGSLSSAPGSVSQVRECSNELMRIGKMKNIPLFIVAHVTKQGELAGPKVLEHMVDAVLSFEGERTEEFRILRTMKNRFGTTSEIGVFEMKEEGLMEVYDPSKIFLQDTSFNQEGSIVVGTVEGSRPILVEVQALVSESNANFPRRTSVGLDTARLNLILAVLEKKFKIPFYKSDVYVNVVGGLSLEGTFADLGIALALISSAKGKSLSLEKALCIGEIGLTGEIRPVMGCERIINEAYKMGFKNVIIPARNKENLKSKNINLISANSLKEAIDKVF